A single genomic interval of Zingiber officinale cultivar Zhangliang chromosome 4A, Zo_v1.1, whole genome shotgun sequence harbors:
- the LOC121972564 gene encoding uncharacterized protein LOC121972564, protein MEDVGKTNTITMTREDLELLINSSIQKALQQQQQQVNVGGTLPVTMNPVISTTDRRRNKGMEEEEIAYITPAPVSPTRHLQTFFRALMDQGGRKPVLQESSDEAPMKENRKGKAITSDSSPERIVIPFSWRVLDDPLPKHYQTLNIGEYSRTTDLEDHLSKFESAVLLQQFTDGVKCRMFLTTLREAAQRWFKKLPKNYIKHFKDFRKAFLHHFSSNRRYHKTPWSLFSIKQEPKERIRAYIKRFNQVAVDVPNATTEILLSAFSQGLNDNNFFKDLVRNLPINFDLLIDRATEFINVEEAQAARKKETIAPAPLTINDRTSVPVHPPRGPRAVLPPHRQPEQRSHAVQHVQIPQEIPRRWCTYHMSGTHSTENCYALKNQRTNEGRYGR, encoded by the coding sequence ATGGAGGACGTTGGAAAAACCAATACCATCACCATGACTCGGGAagatctggagttgctcatcaactcCAGCATCCAAAAAgcattgcaacaacaacaacaacaagtgaaTGTTGGGGGTACGCTGCCAGTAACTATGAATCCAGTAATTTCCACCACAGATCGACGGAGAAACAAAGGTATGGAGGAAGAAGAAATTGCTTATATAACCCCAGCTCCTGTTTCACCCACTCGTCATCTCCAAACATTCTTCCGCGCTCTAATGGATCAAGGAGGACGGAAACCTGTGCTTCAGGAATCTTCAGATGAAGCACCCATGAAGGAAAATCGCAAAGGAAAAGCGATAACCAGCGATAGTTCTCCGGAAAGGATTGTTATCCCATTTTCTTGGAGAGTCCTTGACGATCCCTTACCCAAACACTATCAGACTTTGAACATTGGGGAATATTCTAGGACCACTGATCTAGAAGATCACCTTTCCAAATTTGAAAGTGCAGTCCTGTTGCAGCAATTCACAGATGGGGTCAAATGTCGTATGTTTCTTACTACTCTTAGAGAAGCAGCCCAGAGGTGGTTTAAAAAACTACCTAAAAATTATATCAAGCATTTTAAAGATTTCCGAAAAGCTTTTCTGCATCATTTTTCCAGTAATCGGAGATATCATAAGACCCCCTGGAGTCTGTTTTCCATCAAACAGGAGCCTAAAGAAAGAATCAGGGCCTATATCAAAAGGTTTAATCAAGTAGCAGTAGATGTTCCTAATGCTACCACGGAAATCCTGCTGAGTGCCTTTTCTCAGGGGCTTAatgataataattttttcaaGGACCTAGTACGTAATCTACctataaattttgatttattaattgatcgAGCCACGGAATTTATCAATGTGGAAGAGGCACAAGCAGCTCGAAAGAAGGAAACTATCGCCCCTGCTCCGCTGACAATTAATGATAGAACCTCTGTTCCTGTACACCCCCCAAGAGGACCACGTGCAGTTCTCCCACCACATCGACAGCCTGAGCAAAGATCTCATGCAGTGCAGCATGTGcagataccacaagaaatcccCAGAAGATGGTGTACATATCACATGTCAGGTACCCACTCCACGGAGAACTGTTATGCCCTGAAGAATCAGCGAACGAATGAGGGCAGATACGGCCGATGA